A window of the Lepus europaeus isolate LE1 chromosome 5, mLepTim1.pri, whole genome shotgun sequence genome harbors these coding sequences:
- the LOC133759239 gene encoding olfactory receptor 10J5, giving the protein MQGKNFTGVKEFIFLGFSSFGKHQLTLFMVFLNIYILTLAGNIIIVTITCIDRHLHTPMYFFLSMLASSETVYTLVIVPRMLSSLIFHNQPISLAGCATQMFFFVTLATNNCFLLTAMGYDRFVAICKPLRYTVIMSKETCAQLVCGSFGTGLVMAVLHVTAMFNLPFCGTVVDHFFCDIYPVMKLSCTDTTVNEIINYGVSSFVILVPIGLLFISYVLIISSILKIASAEGRKKTFATCASHLTVVIVHYGCASISYLKPKSESSIDKDLLLSVTYTIITPLLNPVVYSLRVSLILDD; this is encoded by the coding sequence ATGCAGGGAAAGAACTTCACAGGAGTGAAAGAGTTCATCTTCTTGGGATTCTCTAGCTTTGGGAAGCATCAACTCACTCTCTTTAtggttttcttaaacatttacattttaacttTGGCTGGTAACATCATCATCGTGACTATAACCTGCATTGACCGTCACCTCCACACTcccatgtacttttttctgaGCATGCTGGCTAGTTCAGAGACTGTGTACACACTGGTTATTGTGCCACGAATGCTTTCCAGTCTCATTTTTCATAACCAGCCCATCTCTTTGGCAGGTTGCGCAACTCAAATGTTCTTTTTTGTCACCTTGGCCACCAACAATTGCTTTCTGCTTACAGCAATGGGCTATGACCGCTTTGTGGCAATTTGCAAGCCCCTGAGGTATACAGTCATCATGAGTAAAGAAACGTGTGCCCAGTTGGTGTGTGGGTCCTTTGGCACTGGTCTGGTTATGGCAGTTCTCCACGTGACAGCAATGTTCAACTTGCccttctgtggcacagtggtggaCCACTTCTTCTGTGACATTTACCCAGTCATGAAGCTTTCTTGCACTGATACCACGGTCAATGAAATAATCAATTATGGTGTAAGTTCATTTGTTATTCTTGTGCCCATAGGCCTGCTATTCATCTCCTATGTCCTCATCATCTCCTCCATTCTTAAAATTGCCTCTGCTGAGGGCAGGAAGAAAACCTTTGCCACATGTGCCTCCCACCTCACAGTGGTCATCGTCCACTATGGCTGTGCCTCCATTTCCTATCTCAAGCCCAAATCAGAAAGCTCAATAGATAAGGACCTTCTTCTCTCTGTGACCTACACCATCATCACTCCCCTGCTGAACCCTGTTGTTTACAGCCTAAGAGTTTCCTTAATTCTTGATGATTGA